A single window of Flagellimonas maritima DNA harbors:
- a CDS encoding patatin-like phospholipase family protein has translation MGIDIAGAKRIGLVLSGGGIRGMAHIGLIKAMREFDMEASVIAGSSVGALVGALYANGNSERDMLEFFKQTPLFQYNFFAIRKPGFIDTERYFNLFKSYFPKNSFESLEKPLHVVATDLLEGREKAFSKGELIKPLLASAALTPVFSPVEIMGTLYADGGIMNNFPKEYVDTEADFIIGSNVSIAGVLEKKHLKNSFQLAGRVTGLMIYATNHKKINTCDLTIEPKELESIGVFDKKGIEKAYTIGYDAGSMAIEKELKMEKLK, from the coding sequence ATGGGAATTGACATTGCTGGGGCAAAACGTATTGGTTTGGTACTTTCAGGAGGCGGAATCCGTGGTATGGCACATATAGGCCTTATAAAAGCAATGCGAGAATTTGATATGGAGGCAAGTGTTATTGCAGGGTCAAGTGTAGGTGCTCTGGTTGGCGCTCTATATGCCAACGGAAATTCTGAAAGAGACATGTTGGAGTTCTTTAAGCAGACGCCACTGTTTCAATATAATTTTTTCGCAATAAGGAAACCTGGATTTATAGATACGGAACGATACTTTAACCTCTTCAAAAGCTATTTTCCCAAAAATTCTTTTGAAAGTTTGGAAAAACCACTACATGTGGTCGCCACCGATTTGCTAGAAGGTAGGGAAAAAGCGTTTTCCAAAGGAGAATTGATTAAACCGCTTTTAGCTTCCGCTGCATTGACACCCGTCTTTAGTCCCGTTGAAATAATGGGAACCCTTTATGCCGATGGAGGTATCATGAACAATTTCCCCAAGGAATATGTGGATACCGAAGCGGATTTTATTATTGGCAGTAATGTTTCCATAGCTGGGGTACTTGAAAAAAAACACTTAAAAAACTCCTTTCAGTTAGCTGGAAGGGTTACTGGATTAATGATTTATGCTACTAACCATAAAAAAATAAATACTTGCGATTTAACCATTGAACCAAAAGAACTGGAATCTATTGGTGTTTTTGACAAAAAAGGTATTGAAAAAGCTTATACCATCGGTTATGATGCCGGTAGTATGGCTATTGAAAAAGAATTGAAAATGGAAAAGTTGAAATGA
- the arsS gene encoding arsenosugar biosynthesis radical SAM (seleno)protein ArsS (Some members of this family are selenoproteins.) — translation MATKSLKAKGEDLAQVNKQLEILNGGIFADGELPFFKDKIAEIGHFPLRPKKLEILQINVGYMCNQVCEHCHVDAGPDRKEIMTRETIIQCLEVIKNTGAHTLDLTGGAPEMNPDFRWFVEEAAKAGIKDFIVRSNLTIIRANKKYYDLPDFFKKYNIHVISSMPHYTRGKTDKQRGDGVFDKSIKALQELNARGYGMPCSNLRLDLVYNPSGAYLPGDQMAMEKDFKKALYEDFGIQFHNLFAITNLPIARFLDYLIASENYEDYMYALVEAYNPAAVANVMCTNTISISWDGWLYDCDFNQMLDLKVASKVKHIKDYNEDILNDRDIIISQHCYGCTAGAGSSCQGTVA, via the coding sequence ATGGCTACGAAATCATTAAAAGCTAAAGGGGAGGATTTAGCACAAGTAAACAAACAACTGGAAATCCTAAATGGTGGAATTTTTGCCGATGGGGAACTTCCATTTTTTAAGGATAAAATTGCCGAGATAGGGCATTTTCCGCTTAGGCCCAAGAAATTGGAGATTCTACAGATCAACGTTGGCTATATGTGCAACCAGGTCTGTGAACATTGCCATGTGGATGCAGGGCCGGACCGCAAGGAAATAATGACGCGGGAAACCATTATACAATGCCTTGAGGTCATCAAAAATACAGGAGCGCATACGTTGGATCTTACCGGCGGTGCTCCGGAGATGAACCCGGATTTTCGCTGGTTTGTGGAGGAAGCGGCCAAGGCAGGCATCAAGGATTTTATAGTCCGTTCCAATTTGACCATCATCCGTGCGAACAAAAAATATTACGATCTGCCCGATTTCTTTAAAAAATATAATATACATGTGATTTCATCCATGCCACACTATACGCGGGGCAAAACGGATAAGCAACGTGGGGACGGAGTTTTTGATAAGTCCATAAAAGCATTGCAAGAACTCAATGCGAGAGGCTACGGAATGCCCTGTAGTAATTTACGTTTAGATCTGGTCTATAATCCTTCCGGAGCTTACTTGCCCGGAGATCAAATGGCTATGGAAAAAGATTTTAAAAAGGCATTGTACGAAGATTTTGGGATTCAGTTCCATAATCTCTTTGCCATTACAAACTTGCCCATTGCACGTTTTCTGGACTATCTTATCGCCTCTGAAAATTATGAGGATTATATGTATGCCTTGGTGGAAGCCTATAATCCTGCTGCGGTAGCCAATGTCATGTGTACCAATACCATTTCCATTAGTTGGGACGGCTGGTTGTACGATTGCGATTTTAACCAAATGCTCGACCTAAAGGTCGCCAGCAAGGTAAAGCACATAAAGGATTATAACGAGGACATTCTAAACGATAGGGATATCATTATTTCACAGCATTGTTACGGTTGTACCGCTGGAGCGGGAAGTAGTTGTCAGGGGACGGTGGCATAG
- a CDS encoding TIGR04282 family arsenosugar biosynthesis glycosyltransferase, whose product MKNTFQRETAVLIFANSAEVDCREKVTIANLDVFNALTEHTLRIVKDSRLPFFHYTEKEQQGTSFGERFSNAIKAIFEKGYENIITVGNDSPQLKTSHILEAEQQLQLGKTVLGPTLDGGFYLMGLHCSNFDPHLFKKLPWQRFGLFNKISKLIACQDSHLFRLPILHDLDNREDVRTLLKFSKTLTSSFLKIAREMLKEHVRIASNCIEFFRTYTIPVFYNKGSPFSFSRA is encoded by the coding sequence TTGAAGAATACTTTCCAAAGAGAAACAGCAGTTTTGATATTCGCGAATTCCGCTGAAGTGGATTGTCGCGAAAAAGTGACTATTGCGAATTTGGATGTATTCAATGCCCTCACCGAACATACGCTTAGGATCGTTAAGGATTCGCGATTACCTTTTTTTCATTATACCGAAAAAGAACAACAGGGAACTTCATTCGGCGAACGTTTTTCAAATGCCATTAAAGCGATATTTGAAAAAGGGTATGAAAATATCATAACTGTCGGCAATGATAGTCCACAGCTGAAAACCTCCCATATTCTTGAAGCCGAACAACAGTTACAATTAGGAAAAACCGTTCTTGGGCCTACGCTGGATGGCGGATTTTACTTAATGGGACTTCATTGTTCCAATTTTGACCCTCATCTTTTTAAAAAATTACCTTGGCAACGTTTCGGTCTCTTCAATAAAATATCAAAACTAATCGCCTGCCAAGATTCCCATTTGTTCAGGCTTCCCATATTGCACGACCTTGATAATCGAGAGGATGTAAGAACTTTGTTGAAGTTTTCCAAAACGCTTACCAGCTCCTTTCTTAAAATTGCAAGGGAGATGCTCAAGGAACATGTCCGTATTGCATCAAACTGCATTGAATTTTTTAGGACATATACTATCCCTGTTTTTTATAACAAAGGCTCACCTTTTTCATTTTCCCGAGCATAG
- a CDS encoding arsenosugar biosynthesis-associated peroxidase-like protein — MADSYYDPKDLRKFGKITEWSEELGTKFFDYYGKVFEEGALSAREKSLIALAVAHVVKCPYCIDAYTKDGLQKGVTKEEMMEAVHVGAAIESGATLVHGVQMMNKYDKLSM, encoded by the coding sequence ATGGCGGATTCATATTATGACCCAAAAGATTTAAGAAAATTTGGAAAAATTACTGAATGGAGCGAAGAGCTCGGAACAAAATTCTTCGATTATTATGGTAAGGTTTTCGAGGAAGGTGCACTAAGTGCCAGAGAAAAGTCTTTAATCGCACTGGCCGTAGCACATGTAGTAAAATGTCCTTATTGTATAGACGCCTATACCAAGGACGGGCTACAAAAGGGCGTTACCAAAGAAGAAATGATGGAGGCCGTTCATGTTGGCGCCGCTATTGAAAGTGGTGCTACTTTGGTGCATGGCGTACAGATGATGAACAAGTATGATAAATTGTCGATGTGA